A single Henriciella sp. AS95 DNA region contains:
- a CDS encoding enoyl-CoA hydratase-related protein → MTEHIKTTTQDRILTIMINRPERKNALTQAMYGAMADAIKDANSDKGVRAIVITGNGDLFTAGNDLTDFAAGMEEGEPPVQRFLNTIRDAEKTIIAAVNGPAIGVGLTMLLHCDIAYAAETADFRAPFTALGLVPEAGSSMLLPLTVGNSMANEILLAGRALSAEEALSCGLVSRVLPAGKVVEAAMKCAGKIAASAPQATRLAKTLIRHNRDAVAAQMQAEGKIFSAQLKSPEFAEAAAAFMQKRAPVFED, encoded by the coding sequence ATGACTGAGCACATCAAGACGACGACCCAGGACCGCATCCTCACCATCATGATCAACCGCCCCGAGCGCAAGAATGCACTGACGCAGGCGATGTACGGCGCCATGGCCGACGCGATCAAGGATGCCAATAGCGACAAAGGCGTCCGCGCCATCGTCATTACCGGCAATGGCGACCTCTTCACCGCCGGCAATGATCTCACCGATTTCGCGGCCGGCATGGAAGAGGGAGAGCCACCGGTTCAGCGGTTTCTCAACACGATCCGCGATGCGGAAAAAACCATCATTGCCGCCGTGAATGGTCCAGCCATCGGCGTCGGCCTGACCATGCTGCTCCACTGCGACATCGCCTACGCCGCCGAAACCGCTGACTTCCGGGCGCCCTTCACCGCGCTCGGCCTTGTACCGGAGGCGGGCTCCTCCATGCTGCTGCCGCTGACCGTCGGAAACTCCATGGCGAACGAAATCCTGCTCGCTGGCCGCGCCCTCAGCGCGGAAGAAGCGCTCTCCTGTGGACTGGTCTCGCGTGTCCTGCCGGCCGGTAAAGTAGTCGAAGCAGCCATGAAATGTGCCGGCAAGATCGCGGCCTCGGCCCCGCAAGCCACGCGGCTGGCGAAAACCCTCATCCGTCACAACCGTGACGCCGTCGCCGCCCAGATGCAGGCCGAAGGCAAGATCTTCTCCGCCCAGCTGAAATCGCCCGAATTTGCCGAGGCCGCCGCCGCCTTCATGCAGAAACGCGCGCCGGTCTTCGAGGACTAG
- a CDS encoding MarR family winged helix-turn-helix transcriptional regulator, with the protein MHQPRIFHLLQRAHGALFRAADRKLRSDAGISSSQQGVLFVLHQKDGRPIGEIAKVLSMSKSTLTSIVDRLVEDGLARRETSFDDGRNQLVYIEDKGRALIERAAIQTRAVNAALLEGFTTTEIAAVERFLTHVSENGDRIVSGISHPNSADQTETHHD; encoded by the coding sequence ATGCACCAACCCAGAATCTTCCACCTCCTCCAGCGCGCCCATGGCGCCCTGTTTCGCGCCGCCGACCGCAAGCTGCGCAGCGATGCAGGCATATCCTCCTCTCAGCAGGGCGTGCTGTTCGTGCTGCATCAGAAGGACGGCCGCCCCATTGGAGAGATCGCCAAAGTTCTGAGCATGAGCAAATCGACCCTGACCAGCATCGTTGACCGCCTTGTCGAAGACGGTCTGGCGCGCCGCGAAACGAGCTTTGACGACGGGCGCAACCAGCTGGTCTATATCGAAGACAAGGGCCGCGCCCTCATCGAACGCGCTGCCATCCAGACGCGCGCGGTCAACGCAGCGCTGCTTGAGGGCTTCACAACAACAGAAATCGCGGCAGTCGAGCGATTTCTCACCCATGTTTCGGAGAATGGCGACCGCATCGTGTCCGGCATCTCCCACCCCAATTCAGCAGATCAGACGGAGACACATCATGACTGA